The Cohaesibacter intestini genome includes a window with the following:
- a CDS encoding FAD-dependent monooxygenase gives MSEHLPIIVVGAGPGGLATAIALAHKNIPTLLLERSTLPNEVGAGLQMSPNASGLLQNWGVWQMLDMQAVTPNRIRIQSGVSGNQLTEISTREISNRYGAPYMVVHRADLQTALYQRASQMDLIEIVDGCDMREVSETEEYVELRCELASGEQRLFRGSALIGADGVWSRIRSDYVGSGEAAYSGKTAWRTTLPIQMAPPSIDCANVGLWLAPNAHLVHYPIVGGHMMNIVAIVKDDWKEEGWNVPGDPRWLNQRFARWPREIRELLAEREDWLKWALCGQNPNRPWTKGKVALIGDAAHAMLPFMAQGAAMALEDAAILARALNELDGPMDVRLKAYEMARKARVCKVVAKARRNGDIYHLDGLMATARNMTMRLMPKQRLLSQFDWIYRWTPESVTFDT, from the coding sequence ATGAGCGAGCATTTGCCAATCATCGTTGTTGGAGCCGGCCCCGGAGGTCTCGCCACGGCGATAGCCTTGGCACACAAAAATATCCCGACCCTGTTGCTGGAGCGCAGCACCTTGCCCAACGAGGTCGGTGCTGGTCTGCAAATGTCCCCAAATGCCTCTGGTCTTTTGCAAAATTGGGGCGTCTGGCAGATGCTGGACATGCAGGCAGTCACTCCAAACCGAATCCGTATTCAGTCGGGTGTGTCTGGCAATCAGTTGACCGAGATTTCCACCCGCGAGATTTCCAATCGCTATGGCGCTCCATACATGGTTGTGCACCGGGCCGATCTGCAAACCGCTCTCTATCAACGCGCCAGCCAGATGGACCTGATCGAAATCGTCGATGGCTGCGACATGCGCGAAGTCAGCGAAACCGAAGAATATGTCGAACTGCGCTGCGAACTTGCCAGTGGCGAACAACGCCTCTTTCGCGGATCTGCCCTGATTGGCGCAGACGGCGTCTGGTCGCGCATCCGCAGTGATTATGTTGGATCCGGCGAGGCAGCCTATAGCGGCAAGACCGCATGGCGCACCACCCTGCCCATCCAGATGGCCCCGCCCAGCATCGATTGCGCCAATGTCGGCCTCTGGCTCGCCCCCAATGCCCATCTGGTCCATTATCCGATTGTTGGCGGCCACATGATGAACATCGTCGCCATCGTCAAGGATGACTGGAAAGAAGAGGGTTGGAATGTACCTGGCGATCCGCGCTGGCTCAACCAGCGCTTTGCCCGATGGCCCCGCGAAATCCGCGAGCTTCTGGCCGAGCGGGAAGACTGGCTCAAATGGGCGCTCTGTGGCCAAAATCCAAACCGGCCATGGACCAAAGGCAAGGTGGCGCTGATCGGGGATGCCGCCCACGCCATGCTGCCTTTCATGGCGCAAGGCGCGGCTATGGCGCTTGAAGATGCAGCCATTCTGGCCCGCGCCTTGAACGAGCTCGACGGCCCGATGGATGTCCGCCTCAAAGCCTATGAAATGGCGCGCAAGGCACGGGTTTGTAAGGTCGTGGCCAAGGCTCGCCGCAATGGTGACATCTATCATCTCGATGGCCTGATGGCGACGGCACGCAACATGACCATGCGCCTGATGCCAAAACAGCGGCTTCTGAGCCAGTTTGACTGGATCTATCGCTGGACACCGGAAAGTGTCACATTCGACACCTGA
- a CDS encoding DUF3126 family protein, giving the protein MEKTELAKVQKFMRATLQSPSLEVRVRPRKDDSAEVYVEDEFVGVLFRDEEDGDLSYNFSMAILEFDLEED; this is encoded by the coding sequence TTGGAAAAGACCGAATTGGCGAAAGTTCAGAAATTCATGCGTGCGACCTTGCAGTCTCCGAGCCTTGAGGTTCGGGTGCGGCCGCGCAAGGATGATTCTGCCGAAGTGTATGTAGAAGACGAGTTTGTCGGTGTTCTCTTCCGTGATGAAGAAGATGGTGACCTGTCCTACAATTTCTCGATGGCCATTCTGGAATTCGATCTCGAAGAAGACTAG
- a CDS encoding helix-turn-helix transcriptional regulator, which translates to MRRADRLFEIVQALRGGRLLTAQAIADQLEVSKRTIYRDLAHLQGCGVPIEGEARVGYLLSSDYHMPPLTFTADEVTALVLGARMVQTWASEDLAKGAAEALVKIDAVIPAGMRSLINETQLYALSFRTGERERGLLDELRRASRDRHYLDLDYISLEGKSSARRVRPLGLYFWGQVWTLLAWCELREGFRSFRVDHIEALRMCEAHFPHEPGKELKDFVALRKQQQPQADEKLRGGH; encoded by the coding sequence ATGCGACGGGCGGATCGTTTGTTTGAAATTGTGCAAGCCTTGCGCGGTGGGCGATTGCTGACCGCGCAGGCCATTGCCGATCAGCTGGAAGTCTCCAAGCGGACCATCTATCGCGATCTGGCGCATTTGCAGGGCTGCGGGGTGCCGATCGAGGGGGAGGCCCGGGTCGGTTATCTGCTGTCGAGCGACTATCACATGCCGCCTCTGACCTTCACGGCCGATGAAGTCACCGCTCTGGTGTTGGGGGCGCGGATGGTTCAGACATGGGCCAGTGAGGATCTGGCCAAGGGTGCAGCGGAAGCTCTGGTCAAGATTGATGCGGTCATTCCTGCAGGCATGCGCAGCCTGATCAATGAAACGCAGCTCTATGCCTTGTCGTTTCGAACCGGTGAGCGGGAGCGGGGCTTGCTTGATGAGTTGCGGCGGGCGAGCCGGGACCGTCACTATCTCGATCTGGATTACATCAGTCTTGAGGGCAAAAGCTCAGCCCGTCGGGTGCGGCCTTTGGGGCTCTATTTCTGGGGGCAGGTCTGGACCTTGCTGGCTTGGTGTGAACTGCGCGAGGGCTTCCGGTCCTTTCGGGTCGATCATATCGAAGCCTTGCGTATGTGCGAGGCGCACTTCCCGCATGAACCCGGCAAGGAACTGAAGGATTTTGTCGCTCTTCGCAAGCAGCAGCAGCCTCAGGCGGATGAAAAGCTGCGCGGCGGACATTGA
- a CDS encoding zinc-finger domain-containing protein yields MAGQTIPHFKNDDGVSTIEIGVREFQCMGATPPQDHPHVYLDMGKADEIVCPYCSTLYKFNDKLAPGKTVPDGCLHK; encoded by the coding sequence ATGGCCGGTCAGACCATTCCCCATTTCAAGAATGACGATGGCGTGTCCACCATCGAAATCGGGGTGCGTGAGTTCCAATGCATGGGAGCAACGCCGCCACAGGACCATCCCCATGTCTATCTCGATATGGGCAAGGCGGACGAAATTGTCTGCCCCTATTGCTCAACCCTCTATAAATTCAATGACAAGCTGGCGCCGGGCAAAACCGTACCGGACGGCTGTCTGCACAAATAG
- the cysE gene encoding serine O-acetyltransferase, producing MAEASVKRSEDQLDLVDPVWHRVRAEAEDVVRAEPVLSSFIYSTILSHRKLENAVIHRLVDRLHNPAMDSEVIRQAYREAYASDPSISEAMRADIVAVVDRDPACDRFIDPLLYFKGFQAIQTHRLAHWLWSQGRQDFALYLQSVASAVFQVDIHPKVPFGKGIFFDHATGVVVGGTAVIEDDVSILQGVTLGGTGKEDGDRHPKIRHGVLIGAGAKVLGNIEVGHCSRVAAGSVVLKDVPPNSTVAGVPARVVGQAGCAEPSRSMNQLLKEAP from the coding sequence ATGGCTGAAGCAAGTGTGAAGCGAAGCGAAGACCAATTGGATCTGGTCGATCCTGTCTGGCACCGGGTGCGGGCAGAGGCCGAAGATGTGGTGCGCGCCGAGCCGGTGCTGAGCAGCTTCATCTATTCGACCATCCTCAGCCACCGGAAACTGGAAAATGCGGTCATTCACCGGCTGGTGGATCGTCTGCACAATCCGGCCATGGATTCCGAAGTCATTCGTCAGGCCTATCGTGAGGCCTATGCCTCCGATCCTTCGATCAGCGAAGCGATGCGGGCTGACATTGTCGCTGTGGTTGATCGCGATCCCGCCTGTGACCGCTTCATCGATCCCTTGCTCTATTTCAAGGGCTTTCAGGCCATCCAAACCCACCGGCTGGCCCATTGGCTTTGGTCTCAGGGGCGGCAGGATTTTGCCCTCTATTTGCAGAGCGTCGCATCGGCGGTGTTTCAGGTGGATATTCACCCCAAGGTGCCGTTCGGCAAGGGTATCTTTTTCGATCATGCTACCGGCGTGGTGGTTGGCGGTACGGCGGTCATCGAGGATGATGTCTCCATTCTGCAGGGTGTCACGCTGGGCGGGACGGGCAAGGAAGATGGCGATCGTCATCCAAAGATCCGTCATGGCGTGTTGATCGGGGCTGGCGCGAAGGTGCTTGGCAACATAGAGGTTGGCCATTGCTCACGGGTTGCTGCCGGGTCGGTGGTCCTCAAGGATGTTCCACCCAACAGCACCGTTGCGGGCGTTCCGGCCCGCGTTGTTGGTCAGGCTGGATGCGCAGAACCATCACGCAGCATGAACCAGTTGCTCAAAGAGGCGCCGTAA
- a CDS encoding DUF6949 family protein produces the protein MSTVGGLEVFALVYVTCVGFVCAGILSTLYQMIAQRPAGFRVSARSFPGVLSSVVMCTFAGPFIIMRNALRGRRLENRPIGWLFGSSAIAGIWSACSGVLLMNTFLGAAWVIS, from the coding sequence ATGAGTACTGTCGGTGGACTGGAAGTGTTTGCGTTGGTCTATGTGACATGTGTCGGATTCGTTTGTGCTGGCATTCTCTCCACGCTCTATCAAATGATTGCCCAGCGCCCGGCTGGTTTCCGGGTGTCCGCGCGCAGTTTTCCCGGTGTGTTGTCGTCGGTCGTTATGTGTACCTTTGCCGGACCGTTCATCATCATGCGCAATGCCTTGCGAGGACGACGGCTGGAAAACCGGCCGATTGGCTGGTTGTTCGGCTCTTCGGCCATTGCCGGTATCTGGAGCGCCTGTTCGGGTGTGTTGCTGATGAACACCTTTCTTGGGGCCGCCTGGGTCATAAGCTGA
- a CDS encoding alpha/beta fold hydrolase gives MPEFTSDGYTLSYLDEGVGEPVLLIHGFGSNKMVNWVNPGWVKTLTDAGYRVIAIDNRGHGESEKLYDPELYTSPIMAEDAKALLDHMGLESAFVIGYSMGARISAFLSLKYPERVRKVVFGGLGGSMIHGTGDPAPIIKALREEPGVPIKHVAGKAFRDFADQTGSDRLALAACMASARQKIAVEELSTLSVPALVAVGTRDVIAGSAQELADVLPDARAVDIPGRDHMVAVGDKVFKQAALAFFAED, from the coding sequence ATGCCAGAATTCACGTCAGACGGATATACGCTTTCCTATCTTGATGAAGGGGTCGGTGAACCGGTTCTGCTCATCCACGGCTTCGGGTCGAACAAGATGGTCAACTGGGTCAATCCCGGTTGGGTCAAGACCCTGACCGATGCGGGATATCGGGTGATTGCCATTGATAATCGTGGCCATGGGGAGAGCGAAAAGCTGTATGATCCAGAGCTGTATACCTCGCCGATCATGGCAGAGGATGCGAAGGCTCTTCTTGATCATATGGGGCTGGAGAGCGCCTTTGTGATTGGCTATTCGATGGGGGCGCGGATCTCGGCCTTCTTGAGCCTTAAATATCCCGAGCGGGTGCGCAAGGTGGTGTTTGGTGGTCTTGGCGGTAGCATGATCCATGGCACCGGTGATCCGGCGCCAATCATCAAGGCCTTGCGCGAGGAACCCGGTGTGCCAATCAAGCATGTGGCTGGCAAGGCATTTCGTGATTTTGCCGATCAGACCGGGAGTGACCGGCTGGCTCTGGCAGCCTGCATGGCGTCAGCACGGCAGAAAATCGCTGTCGAGGAACTGTCTACCTTGTCTGTGCCTGCCTTGGTGGCGGTTGGTACACGCGACGTGATTGCCGGATCTGCGCAGGAACTGGCTGACGTCTTGCCCGATGCGCGGGCGGTCGACATTCCCGGTCGTGACCATATGGTGGCTGTCGGGGACAAGGTGTTCAAACAGGCCGCGCTGGCTTTCTTTGCTGAGGATTGA
- a CDS encoding enoyl-CoA hydratase → MSDITIHDKILLERSGPIGRIVINNEAKRNAMSLDMWQAIPGAVKALDDEAEIHVIVIIGAGDVAFISGADVTEFDVVRKDTASATRYDDITAECYRSVRNAKKPTIALVKGFCMGAGLGLAAACDLRLSNESGKFGIPAGRLGVGYPTKAIADIVNIVGPAKAKELYLTAKVLDATEADAMGLLNEIYADEEFSEKVEKYCLNVARLAPLSAQYHKAAINAAFGQVDHLSMDELRSMATTCLDSDDYAEGLRAFAEKRKPVFVGK, encoded by the coding sequence ATGAGCGACATCACAATTCACGACAAGATCCTTCTTGAGCGCTCCGGCCCCATCGGACGCATCGTCATCAACAACGAAGCCAAGCGCAACGCCATGTCACTCGATATGTGGCAGGCCATTCCCGGTGCGGTCAAAGCCCTCGATGATGAGGCCGAGATACACGTGATTGTGATCATCGGGGCTGGCGATGTGGCCTTCATTTCCGGAGCGGATGTCACTGAGTTTGATGTGGTGCGCAAGGATACGGCATCGGCCACCCGCTACGACGACATCACCGCCGAGTGTTATCGCTCGGTGCGCAATGCCAAAAAGCCGACCATCGCGCTGGTCAAGGGTTTCTGCATGGGCGCCGGCCTTGGCCTCGCGGCGGCCTGTGATTTGCGCCTGTCCAATGAGAGCGGCAAGTTCGGCATTCCCGCCGGGCGCCTTGGCGTTGGCTATCCCACCAAAGCCATTGCCGACATCGTCAATATCGTTGGCCCGGCCAAGGCCAAGGAGCTTTATCTCACCGCCAAGGTGCTGGATGCCACCGAGGCCGACGCCATGGGGTTGCTGAATGAAATCTATGCGGATGAGGAATTTTCCGAAAAGGTCGAGAAATACTGCCTCAATGTCGCCCGTCTCGCCCCGTTGAGCGCCCAGTATCACAAGGCGGCCATCAATGCGGCCTTCGGACAGGTTGATCATCTGTCGATGGACGAGTTGCGCTCCATGGCAACCACCTGCCTCGACAGTGACGATTATGCCGAAGGCCTGCGAGCCTTTGCGGAAAAGCGCAAGCCCGTCTTTGTTGGCAAGTAA